The following are encoded together in the Arcticibacterium luteifluviistationis genome:
- a CDS encoding GIN domain-containing protein produces the protein MKNITKSIVFSLIFLFTAIATKAQKIHVNHFDKVVINPDIEVVFIHGSKESVQIKKAYIDEDKIEIKVENNSLKLSIEGWNLDKKYKHNGTKASLVVTYRNIEEVVLKGDQDVLFENKLASRDFEINIYGDSEVTMNDVDIDYMETNSYGDHTLRIKSGRINNHDYTVFGDCDVNTKNVDNDVTKLVVFGDASFNIHVNELLRIKTLGDADITYSGNPKISKGLSLGDTSIQKAR, from the coding sequence ATGAAAAACATCACAAAATCAATCGTATTTAGTCTAATCTTTCTTTTTACGGCTATCGCCACAAAAGCACAAAAAATCCATGTCAATCATTTTGATAAAGTAGTGATTAATCCTGACATCGAAGTTGTGTTTATTCATGGCTCCAAAGAAAGTGTGCAAATCAAAAAAGCCTATATTGATGAAGATAAGATTGAGATAAAAGTGGAAAATAACAGCTTAAAGCTCTCCATTGAGGGTTGGAACTTAGACAAGAAATATAAGCATAACGGTACTAAAGCTTCGCTGGTGGTGACCTATAGAAATATAGAAGAGGTTGTTTTAAAAGGAGATCAGGATGTTCTTTTCGAAAACAAACTTGCTTCTCGGGACTTTGAAATTAATATTTATGGTGACTCAGAAGTAACCATGAATGATGTAGACATAGACTATATGGAAACTAACAGCTATGGCGACCATACGCTGAGAATAAAATCGGGGAGAATCAACAATCACGATTATACGGTTTTCGGAGATTGTGATGTAAACACCAAAAACGTGGATAATGATGTCACGAAACTGGTAGTTTTTGGCGACGCCAGTTTCAATATTCATGTAAATGAACTTTTAAGAATAAAGACATTGGGCGATGCCGATATTACCTACTCTGGAAACCCAAAAATTAGTAAAGGTCTTTCATTAGGTGATACAAGTATTCAGAAAGCTAGATAA
- a CDS encoding ABC transporter permease, translating into MLKNNIKIAWRSLKKSPFFTFLNTFGLAIGMAGGLLIGLYIYDELSFDDMFADADRIHRLNVDIKFGGQAQEFAVAVPPMAAALKNDFSQVEETTRFRTWGSMLVRRPETTENQKEEQSTYADANFLSFFGLNLLEGNATTALVQPNTAILSETAAKKYFGNTSAIGKSILINNEETFKVTGVIPDLPKNSFLRNYSVFMAMEGYEESKSQEWGSNNFNTFIKLIPSVNAADFEEPLQIIFEKYMVPWAAAFMPGLNREQFEAEGNYIKYSTVALTDLHLASNRVAEMSTNSDKQNIYILSFIALFLMTLACVNFMNLSTAQSLKRAKEVGVRKTLGSSKFGLVRQFLTESGLISFLSLLVALIVAIIALPYFNDLAGKEMTIPFENPLFWLTIILTTLFLGLFSGSYPAFFLSRFVPVKVLKGGGQTNIGGGNIRNSLVVFQFAISVFLIISTLVVFQQLKFIQNKDLGFQKEQMLIIDDVYTVGNSVESFKEQVANLNMVESASLSSFLPTPSNRSDNGFELEGSGEENNSVQMQQWRVDHDYAKTLNLEMVAGRFFDKSFSTDSSGIVLNESALSILGLSPEDAIGKRLSDGIGKETPEYSTIIGVVKNFHYESFKDNIGPLSMNVSPGYANKLVVKLKPGDFKSTIAEIEEKWQAVAPGQPFNHYFMDDSFNNTYESEQRLGSIFFTFTILSLLIACLGLFGLAAFNAEKRTKEIGVRKVMGASVGQISYRLTIDFLKLVGMAILIALPLGWFVMNKWLEDFSYRIDIPIWIYALAAISAIVISVLTVSYQSIKAAVVNPVESLKSE; encoded by the coding sequence ATGTTAAAGAACAATATTAAAATAGCATGGAGAAGCCTTAAAAAATCTCCTTTTTTCACCTTCCTAAATACTTTCGGTTTAGCTATTGGTATGGCAGGTGGACTACTCATTGGCCTCTACATTTATGATGAGCTAAGCTTTGATGACATGTTTGCCGATGCCGACAGAATTCATCGGTTAAATGTTGACATTAAATTTGGCGGACAAGCACAAGAGTTTGCTGTGGCAGTTCCACCAATGGCAGCAGCATTAAAAAACGACTTTTCTCAAGTAGAAGAAACCACAAGATTTAGAACTTGGGGTAGTATGCTGGTGAGGAGGCCCGAAACCACAGAAAATCAGAAAGAAGAACAAAGTACCTATGCTGATGCCAACTTCTTAAGTTTCTTTGGTCTGAATTTATTAGAAGGTAATGCTACTACTGCTCTGGTACAACCAAACACTGCAATTTTAAGTGAAACCGCTGCAAAGAAATACTTTGGAAATACCTCCGCTATTGGCAAAAGTATCCTTATTAATAATGAAGAGACCTTTAAAGTAACAGGCGTAATTCCTGATTTACCTAAAAACTCTTTCTTAAGAAACTACAGTGTTTTTATGGCCATGGAAGGTTATGAAGAGTCTAAAAGTCAAGAGTGGGGAAGTAATAACTTCAATACATTCATCAAATTAATTCCATCGGTAAATGCTGCAGATTTTGAAGAGCCTCTTCAGATTATTTTTGAAAAGTATATGGTGCCTTGGGCTGCCGCTTTTATGCCGGGTCTAAACCGAGAGCAATTTGAAGCCGAAGGAAATTACATCAAATACAGCACGGTAGCTTTAACCGACCTCCACCTAGCCTCTAACAGAGTGGCCGAAATGAGCACCAACTCCGATAAGCAAAACATCTATATTCTTTCCTTCATAGCCTTGTTTCTAATGACGTTGGCTTGTGTAAACTTCATGAACTTATCTACTGCCCAGTCTTTAAAAAGAGCTAAAGAAGTAGGCGTAAGAAAAACACTTGGTTCTAGTAAATTTGGTTTAGTTAGACAGTTCTTAACAGAGTCTGGACTTATCTCATTTCTATCTTTACTAGTGGCATTAATAGTAGCCATCATAGCCTTGCCATACTTTAACGATTTGGCAGGAAAAGAAATGACCATCCCTTTTGAAAATCCATTATTCTGGCTCACCATAATTTTAACAACACTCTTTCTTGGTCTTTTCTCTGGTAGTTATCCAGCTTTCTTTTTATCAAGATTTGTACCTGTGAAAGTATTAAAAGGCGGAGGCCAAACTAACATAGGCGGTGGAAACATCAGAAACTCCCTAGTTGTTTTTCAATTTGCTATTTCTGTCTTTTTAATCATAAGTACTTTGGTCGTATTTCAGCAATTGAAATTTATTCAAAACAAAGATTTAGGCTTTCAGAAAGAACAAATGCTCATCATTGATGATGTCTATACAGTAGGAAACTCTGTAGAATCTTTCAAAGAACAAGTTGCTAATTTAAACATGGTAGAATCTGCATCATTAAGCAGCTTTCTTCCTACGCCATCAAACAGAAGTGATAATGGCTTTGAACTAGAAGGCTCTGGAGAAGAAAACAATTCTGTACAGATGCAACAATGGCGTGTAGACCATGATTATGCCAAAACATTAAACTTAGAGATGGTGGCAGGACGCTTTTTTGACAAATCTTTTAGTACGGACAGCAGTGGAATAGTTCTTAATGAATCTGCTCTATCTATTCTTGGACTTAGCCCTGAGGACGCCATCGGGAAAAGGCTATCTGATGGAATAGGCAAAGAAACACCTGAATATTCAACTATTATTGGCGTAGTAAAAAACTTCCATTATGAATCTTTCAAAGATAATATAGGCCCTCTCAGCATGAATGTATCCCCAGGATATGCAAACAAATTAGTTGTCAAACTAAAACCTGGTGATTTTAAAAGCACCATAGCCGAAATTGAAGAAAAATGGCAAGCAGTGGCTCCTGGGCAGCCTTTTAATCATTATTTCATGGATGATTCTTTTAATAACACTTATGAATCAGAGCAGCGTTTAGGAAGTATTTTTTTCACTTTCACCATTTTGTCTCTATTAATTGCTTGCCTTGGCTTATTTGGTTTAGCCGCCTTTAATGCCGAAAAACGGACTAAAGAAATAGGCGTAAGAAAAGTAATGGGAGCCAGCGTAGGTCAAATAAGCTACCGACTTACCATCGACTTTTTGAAGCTAGTGGGTATGGCTATTTTGATAGCCTTGCCTTTAGGCTGGTTTGTGATGAACAAATGGCTTGAAGACTTCTCCTACAGAATTGATATTCCTATTTGGATTTATGCACTGGCGGCAATCTCTGCCATTGTCATTTCAGTTTTGACGGTGAGTTATCAAAGCATAAAAGCCGCTGTAGTTAACCCTGTAGAATCTTTAAAGAGTGAGTAG
- a CDS encoding ABC transporter permease, translating into MLKNYIKIAWRNLVNHPTYSLINVFGLALGMAVTIMIGLWVHGELTYDSHFKNKDQIGQFWQSQTFNGSISTGRAIPRPLEFELNNNYSQYFKHVIMSTWTQSRYLSNGENTINKTGNYMQQAGPEMFDVEIIAGERDGLSDIKSIMLSQSTAKALFGDGEALGQIVKVNNRTDMKVTAVYKDFPFNTSLNETQYIMPWDQYVAENEWVQNSVDSWGNNSFQMFAQVNENQTVKSVSDAIAKAKYKAAGEDFQAYDPTLILMPMEDWYLRSLFKNGAQNGGRIQLVWLFGIIGVFVLFLACINFMNLSTARSEKRAKEVGIRKSIGSLRTQLVKQFLSESFMVVILAFVIAIALVLIFLQPFNQLADKQIEFPWSNSIFWLISLAFITLTALISGSYPALYLSSFQPVKVLKGTFKTGKYAALPRKVLVVLQFTVSIALIIGTSMIMRQINHSKNRPIGYDKEGMIQLPVMSNDFLGKSDFMRTQFLNSGAVQEFSTSSSPTTEVYSNRSGFIWEGKQEGFQEDFAWTEVSPEYAKSLGMKVIAGRDLSRDMSTDSNAVLVNKTFVKYIGKTDVIGLQLRDDSDEPRPALTIVGVVDDIITQSPYEPVKQAVYAFDKYDNASYYNLRLNPNKSAKENLAVVESVFKEHFPNLPFEYQFIDDEYGRKFSMEERISSLAGVFTALAILISCLGLFGLASFVAEQRTKEIGVRKVLGASVTNLWAMLSKDFIWLVCISMLIAAPLTYFGMDAFLNRYTYRTNLAWWVFLLAGLGAVVITLLTVSFQAIKAAMSDPVKSLKSE; encoded by the coding sequence ATGCTTAAAAATTATATCAAAATAGCCTGGAGAAACTTGGTAAACCACCCTACTTACTCTCTTATAAATGTATTTGGTTTGGCTCTTGGCATGGCGGTTACCATCATGATTGGATTATGGGTTCATGGTGAACTAACCTATGACAGTCACTTTAAAAACAAAGACCAAATAGGGCAGTTTTGGCAAAGCCAAACTTTTAATGGCTCCATCAGTACAGGAAGAGCTATTCCGCGTCCTTTGGAATTTGAACTGAATAATAATTACAGTCAATATTTTAAACATGTAATCATGAGTACCTGGACACAATCCAGATACTTAAGCAATGGAGAAAACACCATCAACAAAACGGGCAACTACATGCAGCAGGCAGGCCCTGAAATGTTTGATGTGGAAATAATAGCTGGTGAAAGAGATGGCTTAAGTGACATAAAATCAATCATGCTTTCTCAATCTACCGCAAAAGCACTTTTTGGGGATGGTGAAGCCTTAGGCCAAATAGTAAAGGTCAATAACAGAACAGACATGAAAGTTACGGCTGTTTATAAAGACTTTCCCTTCAATACCAGCTTAAATGAAACTCAATACATCATGCCCTGGGACCAATACGTGGCAGAAAACGAATGGGTTCAAAACTCGGTAGACAGCTGGGGAAATAACTCTTTCCAAATGTTTGCTCAGGTCAATGAAAATCAAACAGTAAAGAGTGTTTCAGATGCCATAGCAAAAGCTAAGTACAAAGCCGCCGGTGAAGACTTTCAGGCTTATGACCCTACCTTAATTCTAATGCCTATGGAAGACTGGTACTTGCGTTCTCTTTTTAAAAATGGGGCACAAAATGGCGGTAGAATTCAGCTGGTATGGCTTTTTGGCATTATTGGCGTTTTCGTACTGTTTTTAGCATGTATCAATTTCATGAATTTGAGTACAGCCCGTTCAGAGAAGCGAGCCAAAGAAGTGGGTATTAGGAAGTCGATTGGTTCTTTGAGAACTCAACTCGTCAAACAGTTTTTGAGTGAATCTTTCATGGTGGTAATTCTTGCATTCGTGATTGCCATAGCTTTGGTTTTAATATTTCTACAGCCATTTAATCAATTGGCCGATAAGCAAATTGAATTCCCTTGGTCAAATAGTATATTTTGGCTAATTAGCCTAGCTTTCATAACGCTTACCGCTTTAATCTCTGGCAGTTACCCTGCACTTTACTTATCGTCATTTCAGCCTGTCAAAGTTCTTAAAGGAACCTTTAAAACAGGTAAATACGCCGCACTTCCAAGAAAAGTACTGGTGGTGCTTCAGTTCACCGTGTCTATTGCTTTAATCATTGGCACTTCCATGATTATGCGTCAAATAAACCATTCTAAAAACCGACCTATAGGTTATGACAAAGAAGGAATGATTCAGCTACCTGTGATGTCAAATGATTTTTTGGGCAAATCTGATTTTATGCGAACACAGTTTCTCAACAGCGGAGCTGTTCAAGAATTCTCTACTTCTAGTAGTCCCACCACTGAGGTTTACTCAAACCGTTCAGGCTTTATTTGGGAAGGAAAACAAGAGGGTTTTCAGGAAGATTTCGCTTGGACAGAGGTTTCTCCTGAATATGCCAAATCCCTTGGCATGAAGGTAATAGCAGGAAGAGACCTTTCTCGCGACATGTCCACCGACTCAAACGCGGTTTTGGTCAATAAAACTTTTGTGAAATACATAGGCAAAACCGACGTAATAGGACTTCAATTAAGAGACGACTCTGATGAACCCCGTCCAGCCTTGACTATTGTAGGTGTGGTGGATGATATCATTACGCAGTCTCCTTACGAACCTGTAAAACAAGCCGTTTATGCTTTTGACAAGTATGATAATGCTAGCTATTATAATTTGCGTTTAAACCCCAACAAATCTGCTAAAGAAAACCTGGCTGTGGTTGAAAGTGTTTTTAAAGAGCATTTTCCAAATCTTCCTTTCGAGTACCAATTTATTGATGATGAATATGGAAGAAAGTTTAGCATGGAAGAGCGAATAAGCTCTTTAGCAGGAGTTTTCACCGCTTTGGCTATTTTGATAAGTTGCCTTGGGCTTTTCGGTTTAGCTTCTTTTGTTGCAGAGCAACGAACCAAAGAAATAGGCGTAAGAAAAGTATTAGGAGCATCTGTCACAAACCTATGGGCCATGCTCTCAAAAGACTTCATTTGGCTGGTTTGCATTTCAATGCTGATAGCGGCACCCTTGACATACTTTGGAATGGATGCCTTCTTAAATAGATACACCTATCGTACAAATTTAGCATGGTGGGTATTCTTGCTAGCTGGGCTTGGAGCCGTTGTGATAACTCTTCTGACCGTCAGCTTTCAGGCCATTAAAGCCGCTATGAGTGACCCCGTTAAAAGTTTGAAAAGTGAGTAA
- a CDS encoding ABC transporter permease: MLRNYIKIAWRNLLKNKGFSAINIGGLALGMTVAILIGLWVYDEISFDNTHQKKDRIVQVMQHLQGNGDKNTQAWNPYPMASEIRKLYGSDFEHLSQSNGSYEVLKVGDKKAVHEGKFFEEEITDILTFDFIEGTKSALNDPYSIMLSERVAKSFFGEANAIDKVISIDDKYDVKVTAVYKDFPENSTFKSVAYVMPWKLFEIREAEWLNNMEDPWRPNFTFTYGLLAKNADLETVSAKIKDTRLRNLNERLALQKPEVFLFPMAKWHLYEEFENGINSGGRIEYVWLFGIVGLFVLFLACINFMNLSTAQSEKKAKEVGIRKAIGSKKNQLVFQYLSESVLTTTLALVISIALAFLLLPSFNEIAGKKIQIDWLSPVFWSLLIGFTLIVGLLSGSYPALYLSSFKPVKVLKGTFKAGKMASLPRKALVVVQFTVSIALIIGTLVVFQQINYAKERPLGYNQNNLIFKRISEKEQHSFEAIKNELKSKGLIEEMSESSDPPIGMGSTTTGIDWDGRDKSQNLVVPFFGVSKDYGKTIDWNVIDGRDFSDEFDDVGKAFIINEAAAELFEKGAVGTMTRWDVDQLKVIGVVDNMIVGSPYDQAQPMFYYLNDGQKSFVNIKLSGTKNITESLAGIKAVFAKFDPENAFEYEFADEAYSTKFSSLERLSKLINIFATLAILISCLGLFGLASFMAMQRSKEIGVRKVLGATVTNLWAMLSKDFIILIIISMFIAAPLAAYFMNSWLDGFDYKTNIAWWTFAVTGLGALFITLATVSYQSIKAAIVNPVESLKSE, from the coding sequence ATGCTTAGAAACTATATCAAAATCGCTTGGAGAAACCTCCTCAAAAACAAAGGATTCTCTGCTATAAATATTGGAGGTTTAGCCTTAGGAATGACAGTGGCCATTTTGATAGGTTTATGGGTGTATGACGAAATTTCATTTGATAACACTCATCAAAAGAAAGATAGAATTGTACAGGTGATGCAGCATCTCCAAGGCAATGGAGATAAGAACACGCAGGCTTGGAATCCATATCCAATGGCAAGCGAAATAAGGAAACTATATGGCTCTGATTTTGAACATCTTTCTCAGTCTAATGGCAGTTACGAGGTATTAAAAGTAGGAGATAAAAAAGCTGTCCATGAAGGCAAATTCTTTGAAGAAGAAATCACAGATATTCTAACGTTCGACTTCATTGAAGGTACAAAATCCGCATTAAACGACCCCTACTCCATCATGCTTTCTGAGCGTGTGGCTAAATCGTTTTTTGGCGAAGCCAATGCTATTGATAAAGTCATCAGCATTGACGACAAATATGACGTCAAGGTAACTGCAGTTTATAAAGATTTTCCTGAAAACTCCACATTCAAAAGTGTAGCCTACGTGATGCCATGGAAACTCTTCGAAATTAGAGAGGCAGAATGGTTAAATAACATGGAAGACCCATGGCGACCAAATTTCACTTTCACCTACGGTCTTTTAGCAAAAAACGCAGATTTAGAAACGGTGTCAGCCAAAATAAAAGACACTCGATTAAGAAATTTGAATGAAAGATTGGCTCTTCAAAAACCAGAAGTATTTTTATTTCCAATGGCCAAATGGCACTTATACGAAGAGTTTGAGAATGGTATAAATTCGGGTGGAAGAATAGAATACGTTTGGCTATTTGGTATAGTAGGTTTGTTCGTTTTGTTTTTGGCCTGTATAAATTTCATGAATTTGAGCACAGCTCAGTCAGAGAAGAAAGCGAAAGAAGTGGGCATCAGAAAAGCCATAGGTTCTAAAAAGAATCAGCTCGTTTTTCAATACCTGAGTGAGTCAGTTTTAACTACCACTTTGGCATTAGTTATCTCTATTGCCCTTGCATTCTTACTGCTTCCAAGCTTTAATGAAATTGCCGGCAAAAAAATACAAATAGACTGGCTAAGCCCTGTTTTCTGGTCCTTATTGATTGGTTTCACACTGATTGTAGGATTACTTTCTGGGAGTTACCCAGCCCTCTATTTATCTTCTTTCAAACCTGTAAAAGTATTGAAAGGTACTTTCAAAGCAGGGAAAATGGCGAGTCTTCCAAGAAAAGCACTTGTAGTAGTTCAGTTTACGGTGAGCATTGCCTTAATCATAGGTACGTTAGTGGTTTTCCAGCAAATAAACTATGCTAAAGAAAGGCCCTTAGGTTACAATCAAAACAACCTCATTTTTAAAAGAATTTCAGAAAAAGAACAGCACAGTTTTGAGGCTATTAAAAACGAATTAAAGTCAAAAGGCTTAATAGAGGAAATGTCAGAGTCTTCTGACCCACCTATTGGAATGGGCAGTACCACCACCGGAATAGACTGGGATGGCAGAGATAAATCACAAAATCTGGTAGTACCATTTTTTGGTGTTTCAAAAGATTACGGAAAAACCATAGACTGGAACGTGATAGACGGGCGTGATTTTTCAGATGAATTTGACGATGTAGGCAAAGCCTTCATCATTAATGAAGCTGCCGCAGAGCTTTTTGAAAAAGGTGCTGTAGGAACCATGACCAGATGGGATGTAGACCAACTTAAAGTGATAGGCGTGGTAGATAACATGATAGTGGGCTCTCCCTACGACCAAGCTCAACCTATGTTTTATTACCTTAACGATGGTCAAAAGAGCTTTGTCAACATAAAACTTTCTGGCACAAAAAATATTACAGAATCATTAGCTGGTATTAAGGCTGTTTTCGCAAAATTTGACCCAGAGAATGCCTTTGAATATGAATTTGCAGACGAAGCCTACTCCACTAAGTTTAGTAGCTTAGAAAGACTAAGTAAACTCATCAATATTTTTGCAACACTAGCCATTCTCATCAGCTGTTTAGGCCTCTTTGGCCTTGCTAGTTTTATGGCCATGCAGCGTTCTAAGGAAATAGGTGTTAGAAAAGTACTTGGAGCTACTGTCACCAACCTTTGGGCCATGCTTTCTAAAGACTTCATTATACTGATAATAATCTCAATGTTCATAGCCGCACCTTTGGCTGCATATTTCATGAATAGTTGGCTTGATGGCTTTGATTACAAAACCAATATTGCCTGGTGGACCTTTGCTGTCACAGGTCTTGGAGCATTATTTATAACATTAGCCACGGTAAGCTATCAGAGCATAAAAGCCGCCATAGTAAACCCAGTAGAATCATTAAAATCAGAATAA
- a CDS encoding ABC transporter permease, with protein sequence MFQNNLRTAFRYLKNHKQFTLINIIGLTFGFYCFFLLNAYVLRESSFDAMHENVYRLLEIDTEDNGNVRESAQLAPAIARKAANLFDEIETQTQILPIGRTDVGNDPETVSHEPIVILCHNFPAVFDLPFAEGSLTNESNGIVLTQTIKEKYFGKEPALGKVLKTGYGEHPIVAVYQDFPENSHLMNGIFLTEAVAKGIFDEWEQAISGDFENRNFISYFKLNPQTDFNALGVKIQNLTKENYPKEKPFNSTFTLQPVQDIHLYQNEVEGEINKSKGNGLYVKLFFWIGLIILLVACFNYAGLLNIAFMDRAKEINLRQMMGSGKLQLLRQFLAESMLLTSISMLLAFLILLISKAAVQNLFNTTLNLSEIPLKGILLTLAAGLFISFLAVAYPFSLIIKNDSYRSKFSASKLPFRRVMLVFQFVAVISFLMASIVFNKQLDFLKNREIGFKKDGLAMIDVNSRVYRQWFETLKAEFLRIPEVESVSVTSRVPGEWKNIPVVKTLKTGQNREAAQDALFIGADKDFLKTFQVELLKGENFRGLPADSTKVLINEAAVKALGLSQPIGQIIDIPAVNYGGSLNELDQSFNVSIAGVVKDFQMEDFRTTVKPLIISHWNNPIHNIDYYTLKINSADWQKTRMAIEEVNDAFAPESPVEFNVLDAQFDRFLATDLSRFKLLNFFSSIIVLLAIMGLFAMSAFVAKSRTKEIGIRKVLGSSVSEIVTLLSADFVKLVFVGLLIATPITWYLLDQWLTDFAYQIEIKWWMAAIAAIGCLVLTLGTVSFQAIKGALANPVKSLKSE encoded by the coding sequence ATGTTCCAAAACAATCTAAGAACAGCCTTCAGATACCTCAAGAATCACAAGCAATTCACTTTGATAAACATCATCGGACTTACTTTTGGCTTCTATTGTTTCTTTTTACTAAATGCTTACGTCCTCCGTGAAAGCTCTTTTGATGCGATGCATGAAAACGTGTATCGATTGCTAGAAATAGATACTGAAGATAACGGAAACGTAAGAGAATCGGCTCAGTTAGCTCCGGCCATAGCTAGAAAAGCCGCTAACCTTTTTGATGAAATAGAAACCCAAACACAGATTTTACCCATAGGAAGAACCGATGTTGGAAACGACCCTGAAACGGTTTCTCACGAACCAATTGTCATCTTATGCCATAATTTTCCTGCTGTTTTTGACCTCCCTTTTGCCGAAGGAAGTCTTACGAATGAATCAAACGGCATAGTACTTACCCAGACTATCAAAGAGAAGTACTTTGGAAAAGAGCCTGCTCTAGGGAAGGTTTTAAAAACGGGGTACGGAGAGCATCCTATTGTGGCTGTTTATCAAGACTTTCCAGAAAACTCACATCTAATGAATGGGATTTTCTTGACCGAAGCTGTAGCAAAAGGAATATTTGATGAATGGGAACAAGCTATTTCAGGTGATTTTGAAAACAGAAACTTCATTTCCTATTTCAAGCTTAATCCACAAACAGATTTCAATGCTTTAGGTGTTAAGATTCAAAACCTTACAAAAGAGAATTACCCTAAAGAAAAACCATTCAACAGCACATTTACGCTGCAGCCCGTACAGGATATTCACTTATACCAAAACGAGGTAGAGGGAGAAATAAACAAGTCAAAAGGCAATGGTCTTTATGTAAAACTCTTCTTTTGGATAGGTTTAATAATTCTATTAGTGGCTTGTTTTAATTATGCTGGCTTACTGAATATCGCCTTCATGGACAGAGCCAAAGAGATTAATCTCAGACAAATGATGGGCTCAGGTAAATTACAATTGCTTCGTCAATTCCTTGCTGAATCCATGCTACTCACTAGCATTTCCATGTTACTTGCTTTTCTGATTTTACTTATAAGTAAAGCAGCTGTTCAAAACCTTTTTAACACTACACTAAACCTTTCTGAGATACCTCTCAAAGGAATTCTTTTGACGCTGGCGGCAGGGCTTTTCATTAGCTTTTTAGCGGTCGCCTATCCTTTCTCCCTTATCATCAAAAATGACTCTTATCGCAGTAAATTCTCAGCTTCCAAATTACCATTTAGACGTGTGATGTTAGTGTTTCAGTTTGTGGCCGTCATTTCATTTTTGATGGCTTCTATTGTTTTCAATAAGCAATTAGATTTCCTGAAAAACAGAGAAATTGGTTTTAAGAAAGATGGCTTAGCTATGATTGATGTCAACAGTCGTGTTTACCGACAATGGTTTGAAACTTTAAAAGCAGAATTTTTAAGAATCCCTGAAGTAGAATCTGTAAGTGTTACCTCCCGCGTGCCAGGAGAGTGGAAAAATATCCCAGTAGTGAAAACATTAAAAACTGGACAGAACAGAGAAGCAGCCCAAGATGCCCTTTTCATAGGTGCAGATAAAGACTTTTTGAAAACTTTTCAGGTAGAACTTCTTAAAGGTGAAAACTTTAGAGGGCTACCGGCAGATAGCACAAAAGTGCTTATCAATGAGGCCGCAGTTAAGGCTCTTGGCCTGTCACAGCCTATCGGTCAAATTATTGACATACCTGCTGTTAATTATGGCGGAAGTTTAAATGAACTTGACCAAAGCTTCAACGTCAGCATAGCCGGCGTGGTGAAAGATTTTCAAATGGAAGACTTTAGGACTACGGTAAAACCTTTAATCATAAGCCACTGGAATAACCCTATTCATAACATTGATTACTATACATTGAAAATCAATTCAGCCGATTGGCAAAAAACAAGAATGGCCATTGAAGAAGTAAATGATGCTTTTGCTCCAGAAAGTCCTGTAGAATTCAATGTTTTAGATGCCCAGTTTGACCGTTTTTTAGCTACCGATTTGTCCAGATTTAAACTCCTAAATTTCTTTTCCAGCATAATTGTACTTCTTGCTATTATGGGTCTTTTCGCCATGAGTGCATTTGTAGCCAAAAGCAGAACCAAAGAGATTGGCATCAGAAAAGTATTGGGTTCTAGTGTTTCTGAGATTGTCACCTTATTATCGGCAGACTTTGTCAAACTAGTTTTTGTCGGATTATTAATAGCTACGCCAATAACCTGGTATTTATTAGATCAATGGCTAACGGACTTTGCCTATCAAATAGAAATTAAATGGTGGATGGCAGCTATCGCTGCTATAGGCTGTTTGGTGTTGACACTCGGAACTGTAAGCTTTCAAGCTATAAAAGGGGCATTAGCAAATCCTGTAAAATCGTTGAAGAGCGAGTAA